From the genome of Winogradskyella forsetii, one region includes:
- a CDS encoding sugar kinase → MKKVVTFGEIMLRLAPQGFLRFSQANNFDAIYGGGESNVAVSLANYGVPVDFVTRLPKNDIGECAMMEMRKRGVGVDKIIYGGDRLGIYFLETGAVSRGSKVVYDRAHSAISEIEPGMIDWKAVFKDVAWFHWTGITPAISQGAADACLEAVKMASDMGVTISTDLNYRAKLWTFCDDKHREKIMTELTSYCDVVLGNEEDAEKHFGIHPEGLDVHKHGHDVKAEAFLSVCKQMMEKFPRAKKVITTLRGSISASHNTWAGVLYDGKKMYETRQYQITDIVDRVGGGDSFMGGLIYGLLKYPEDDQNALDFAVAASCLKHTIKGDANLVTVSEVEKLMGGDASGRVAR, encoded by the coding sequence ATGAAAAAAGTAGTCACTTTTGGAGAAATTATGCTAAGATTAGCACCTCAAGGATTTTTAAGATTTTCACAAGCTAATAATTTTGACGCCATATATGGTGGAGGAGAATCTAACGTAGCCGTATCATTAGCAAACTATGGCGTTCCTGTAGATTTTGTAACTCGTTTACCAAAAAATGATATTGGTGAATGTGCTATGATGGAGATGCGAAAAAGAGGTGTAGGAGTAGATAAAATTATTTACGGTGGAGACCGTCTTGGAATTTACTTCTTAGAAACTGGAGCAGTCAGCAGAGGATCTAAAGTGGTATATGATAGAGCACACTCCGCTATTTCGGAAATTGAACCAGGAATGATCGACTGGAAAGCTGTATTTAAAGATGTGGCTTGGTTTCACTGGACAGGTATTACACCTGCAATTTCACAAGGTGCAGCAGATGCTTGCCTCGAAGCCGTAAAAATGGCTAGTGATATGGGCGTAACTATTTCTACGGATTTAAACTATAGAGCTAAGCTTTGGACATTCTGTGATGATAAACACAGAGAAAAAATAATGACTGAATTAACATCATATTGTGATGTTGTTTTAGGAAATGAAGAAGATGCTGAAAAACACTTTGGAATTCATCCTGAAGGTTTAGATGTACACAAGCACGGACACGATGTAAAAGCGGAAGCGTTTTTGTCAGTTTGTAAGCAAATGATGGAGAAATTTCCAAGAGCTAAAAAGGTAATTACAACCTTGAGAGGTTCAATCTCAGCATCACACAATACATGGGCTGGCGTTTTATACGACGGTAAAAAAATGTATGAAACACGCCAGTATCAAATCACTGATATTGTAGATAGAGTAGGTGGTGGAGATTCATTTATGGGTGGATTAATCTATGGCTTATTAAAATATCCTGAAGATGACCAAAATGCCTTGGATTTTGCAGTCGCTGCGTCATGTTTAAAGCATACCATTAAAGGTGATGCTAACTTAGTAACGGTTTCTGAAGTTGAAAAGCTAATGGGTGGAGATGCCTCTGGACGTGTAGCACGATAA
- a CDS encoding 6-phosphofructokinase gives MKKSIAIICGGGPAPGINTVISTLAKTFLKDGYEVIGVHHGYQGLLSDNPEVKIFDFHHADRIFSRGGSTLIMSRFKPKDSDFKADFFKNNNVKLLVTIGGDDTASTANRLTKYLQTQRLYVAHIHVPKTIDNDLPLPDRNPTFGFHTAKDEGVRIGNTVYEDARTSENWFVVSAMGRSAGHLAFGIASACHFQMMIIPEMFNKTKITFDKLINMIISSIVKCKIMGVEYGVALISEGVFHFMDEKEIINSGINFTYDDHGHPELGNVSKSHIFNYLLQVKLKEIGIEIKSRPVELGYELRCCNPIAFDLTLCTLLGIGVKKLFDQGVSGCIVSANSSGDIKPLFLKDFEDENGKIPPRLVDINSDMAQLFIDNLFFIKEKDYEKAKKYLPNPEAYDFKKILNWI, from the coding sequence TTGAAAAAATCAATAGCAATAATTTGTGGTGGTGGTCCTGCGCCTGGTATCAATACCGTAATAAGCACTCTAGCCAAAACATTTTTGAAAGATGGCTATGAGGTCATTGGTGTTCATCATGGTTATCAAGGTTTATTATCCGATAACCCTGAAGTGAAAATTTTCGACTTCCATCATGCCGACCGTATTTTTAGTCGTGGTGGTTCTACCTTAATCATGAGTAGATTCAAACCTAAAGATAGCGATTTTAAAGCTGATTTTTTCAAAAATAATAATGTAAAATTATTGGTAACTATTGGCGGTGACGATACAGCATCAACCGCCAATAGACTAACCAAATATCTTCAAACCCAGCGGTTGTATGTGGCACATATTCATGTACCTAAAACTATAGATAACGATTTACCTTTACCTGATAGAAACCCTACTTTTGGATTTCATACGGCAAAAGATGAAGGCGTTAGAATTGGAAACACGGTTTATGAAGACGCACGTACAAGCGAAAATTGGTTCGTAGTTTCTGCTATGGGACGCTCAGCTGGTCATTTGGCTTTTGGTATTGCTTCGGCATGTCATTTTCAAATGATGATTATCCCAGAAATGTTCAATAAAACTAAAATTACGTTCGATAAGTTAATCAATATGATTATCTCTTCAATTGTAAAATGCAAAATCATGGGCGTTGAATATGGTGTAGCACTAATTAGTGAAGGGGTTTTTCATTTCATGGATGAAAAGGAAATTATCAATTCAGGAATCAATTTTACGTATGACGATCATGGCCATCCTGAATTAGGAAACGTCAGTAAGTCGCATATTTTTAATTATTTATTGCAAGTTAAGTTGAAGGAAATTGGTATCGAGATTAAATCGAGACCAGTAGAATTAGGTTACGAATTAAGATGCTGTAATCCTATTGCTTTCGATTTAACACTTTGTACGTTGTTGGGTATTGGAGTTAAAAAGTTATTTGATCAGGGCGTTTCGGGCTGTATCGTTAGTGCAAATTCCAGTGGAGATATAAAACCATTGTTTTTGAAAGATTTTGAAGATGAAAATGGTAAGATTCCACCACGATTGGTAGATATAAATTCGGATATGGCTCAACTGTTTATAGATAATTTATTCTTTATTAAGGAGAAAGATTACGAAAAAGCAAAAAAATACTTGCCAAACCCTGAAGCTTATGATTTCAAAAAAATATTAAATTGGATTTAA
- a CDS encoding DMT family transporter has protein sequence MLKKAIQYMIISALAFTFLNVFVKSLNHFSVYQIVFFRALGSLFFTIPFLLKKKMSFLGNKRGLMIMRGIVGLISMTLFFLSLKYIAMGTAVSLRYIAPIFATFFALFILKERIKPIQWLCFAVAFSGVLILKGFDEDSEIQIIGVVLALTSAVFSGFVYIFIRKIGDADHPVVIVNYFMVISAVIGGLLSINEWKNPEGKEWLILMSLGVFGYFAQLYMTKAMQVGETNQIAPLKYLEVIFTIIIGLIWFKESYTIWSLVGILLIIVGLTLNIMVKRSKKINRNY, from the coding sequence ATTCTGAAAAAAGCAATACAATACATGATAATTAGTGCTTTAGCATTTACATTTTTGAATGTATTTGTAAAGTCTTTAAACCATTTTAGCGTTTATCAAATTGTGTTCTTTAGGGCATTGGGTTCGTTATTCTTTACCATTCCTTTTTTACTGAAAAAAAAGATGTCCTTTTTGGGAAATAAAAGAGGGTTAATGATCATGAGAGGTATAGTTGGTCTTATTTCCATGACCTTATTCTTTTTGTCCCTAAAATATATCGCTATGGGAACAGCCGTCTCTTTAAGGTATATAGCGCCAATCTTTGCAACATTTTTCGCATTATTTATACTCAAAGAGAGAATAAAACCCATTCAATGGTTATGCTTTGCCGTTGCTTTCTCCGGTGTATTAATCTTAAAAGGTTTTGATGAAGATTCTGAAATTCAGATAATAGGTGTTGTTTTGGCTTTAACATCTGCGGTATTTTCCGGATTCGTATATATCTTTATTCGTAAAATAGGCGATGCTGACCACCCTGTGGTTATCGTAAATTACTTCATGGTCATTTCGGCAGTAATCGGTGGATTATTGTCTATTAATGAATGGAAAAATCCTGAAGGTAAAGAATGGTTAATTCTTATGAGTTTAGGTGTTTTTGGATATTTCGCCCAATTATATATGACGAAAGCTATGCAAGTTGGTGAAACCAATCAAATAGCACCTTTAAAATATCTTGAGGTCATTTTTACCATAATCATTGGTTTGATCTGGTTCAAAGAAAGCTATACAATTTGGAGCTTGGTTGGAATATTACTCATAATAGTTGGTCTAACGTTAAACATCATGGTCAAAAGGTCTAAAAAAATAAATCGCAATTATTAA
- a CDS encoding DUF7379 domain-containing protein — MSKTAKITGVEREVSSIDYIVPKTLDQKYELKSYIEVSSTRSENQVNTVSFDEHDIVALQFTDDTEWIGHPEDVQDIYGKKVLAKRSLSNDDYVFDIQILSENENRGIIKRAMVKVFSVFKPKVTKKDIAKLGIKELANAYDKRVQSHPGLYQIDAKFTRVENTNSFDNAQPVLLMLHGTLSNTIDAFHKLNENNEAWNDMVSIYDNQILALEHYTLSVSPLQNALDFLKDCPKECNLDILSHSRGGLVADILAKCDRRNPIIGFSKTEIGILDGDDNEEGNQELMTAINEMAKKKKITVNKVVRVAAPASGTTILSRRVDHFFNLFLNAVVLAFGAGNPIYHAVKAFLLELVSQKENPEVLPGLNAMMPESLFQKMMNASDTSVVSDLYNISGDADVEGINFNSLKVILANLFYRVDNDLVVDTPRMEHGIKRKEGIYKFLAKGGTTNHFNYFSADNSSVAIVEALNANANNPTTLFKKHIYTEGERGILLDPLSMEGFKKKPETITKDIVIIVPGIMGSTIANNNEEQWVDMPELNRGAIVKKLGINAKKVAASGIIKKYYYGLADHLSEKYDVVTFQFDWRKSVKGAAEELKNQLEDYLQTSSAKIHIVAHSMGGLVVRQCMMDYEDTWSKFKENVHNRFIMLGTPWLGSYLIMEVLTGHSKRVKQLAFIDFKHNRKELLEVFWKYPGVFELLPIEDDDTQRPFWQQTFWKNLDVKTDLKHMPDPKDNAQALKDFKTYRDNIQTFLNSKLDNDDFRNIYYICGQSDQTVFDYEFKDRWLSKNDKLVYKATSHGDGSVTWKTGIPKQLLNTPNLYYTHTSHGDLANEDYIFHGISDILETGTTNRLNNQQPASRSGEIISEVFESPEPLYDSKAVVDALFGTHKTIEPEAEYFNVKIIHGDLKMSSYPVMVGHFFMDLILSSEKALDSYLDNRLSQRLSIGYYPGEIGESEVFFNLKTKPKGAIVCGLGSTGSLTSYVLSKTVKQAVLKYAMFMRDNYTLPSAKKYATGISFVLMGIGYGKLPIEDSLKGILLGVAEANKQIKETGEGLKLIKDIEIVNYYESVASEAYFSLTRLYRTDNRVTFNYEKGIARRPGAKKKKIFANYSYDWWFNLHINSVKVTDESKKDDETVSGFRYFASNGLARVEQEMVGIGLNKINHLLTEMSVSSNWDERLSKSLFEMLIPNDFKNTFRNQNNLVLKLDKSAAQIPWELLHDNTTTEIPASVTSSFIRQLISEDTTRFNQVGFQNKEAFVVGDPVYDQEGLSPLPAAKAEAEWVSSKLTKEGYKVNSLLHSNAKNIMMELFSKHYMMMHFAGHGIYDPENNNIGIAIGSGICIDPAMINQLGYVPEFVFINCCFSGVVNAKDDIYSQNRYRLAANIGTQLIEMGVKAIVIAGWAVDDSAAKVFSETFYERMLQGYDFGSAVQFARLECYQQHKHSNTWGAYQCYGNQFYKFNDRQKLDRNNQEYVVSSQVHTDLDNLLISIRDKKEEEKSALAKLDTYIDRAEASNLLDAMVLEKEALIYDELGNIEVAFQKYKGLFQFDNGNYSIKALEQYCLVQSYRLEGSVEAAKKSKKKDAVGSVIVDYLNEIRLLTLAGRNASRLNIVGNAYKLTAKHLNEKEEIEQLKTAYSYYNEAMEMASDKYSGQYLDALSNILMVGHILETLGDKKLIDRLKTNKVFEDVTDLVKHLTDYRQELDDFDKADLDISVLIGMTEISYAILLISNTNDTHQDQKILGWYNEIFNQIYSPRYIKIEMLQIDFLRHYVKDAELLECLDTIKIELENLLNN, encoded by the coding sequence ATGAGCAAAACAGCAAAAATAACAGGAGTAGAGCGCGAAGTCTCATCCATTGATTACATCGTCCCAAAAACACTCGACCAAAAATATGAACTTAAATCATATATAGAGGTGTCTTCAACCCGTTCTGAAAATCAAGTCAATACGGTAAGTTTTGACGAGCACGATATCGTTGCACTTCAGTTTACCGATGATACCGAATGGATTGGGCATCCAGAAGATGTACAGGATATCTATGGAAAAAAGGTACTGGCAAAACGTTCACTTTCAAATGATGATTATGTTTTTGACATTCAAATCTTATCCGAAAATGAAAATCGAGGCATCATAAAACGCGCCATGGTCAAAGTGTTCAGTGTATTTAAACCTAAAGTGACTAAAAAGGATATCGCTAAATTAGGCATTAAGGAACTGGCAAACGCTTACGATAAGCGCGTACAATCCCATCCTGGTTTGTATCAAATAGATGCGAAATTCACTAGGGTCGAAAACACCAATAGTTTTGATAACGCCCAACCTGTTTTACTGATGTTGCATGGCACTTTGTCCAACACAATTGATGCCTTTCATAAACTGAACGAAAATAACGAGGCTTGGAATGACATGGTCAGTATTTACGACAACCAAATTTTGGCTTTGGAACATTATACGCTTTCTGTCAGTCCACTACAAAATGCGTTGGATTTTCTAAAAGATTGTCCTAAAGAATGCAATTTGGATATATTGAGCCATTCCAGAGGTGGTTTGGTTGCTGATATTTTGGCGAAATGTGATCGTAGAAATCCAATTATAGGATTCAGTAAAACTGAAATAGGAATACTCGATGGTGATGACAATGAAGAAGGGAACCAAGAATTAATGACTGCCATCAATGAGATGGCCAAAAAGAAAAAAATCACGGTAAATAAAGTCGTTCGTGTGGCAGCACCTGCGAGCGGCACTACGATATTATCGCGTCGTGTAGATCACTTTTTTAATCTCTTTTTAAATGCAGTTGTATTGGCATTTGGCGCAGGAAACCCGATTTACCATGCGGTAAAAGCATTTTTATTGGAACTGGTAAGCCAAAAGGAAAATCCTGAAGTTTTACCAGGACTGAATGCCATGATGCCTGAATCGCTCTTTCAAAAAATGATGAATGCGTCGGATACTTCAGTCGTAAGTGATCTGTATAATATTTCTGGCGATGCAGATGTTGAAGGTATCAATTTCAATTCCTTAAAAGTTATTTTGGCAAATCTGTTTTATCGTGTGGATAATGATTTGGTCGTGGATACACCTCGCATGGAACACGGTATTAAAAGAAAAGAAGGGATTTACAAATTTTTGGCAAAAGGAGGAACAACGAACCATTTCAATTATTTTTCTGCGGATAATTCAAGTGTCGCCATAGTCGAGGCTTTAAATGCCAATGCCAACAACCCGACGACTTTATTTAAAAAGCACATTTATACTGAAGGCGAACGCGGTATTCTACTCGATCCCTTATCCATGGAAGGTTTCAAGAAAAAACCAGAAACCATTACCAAGGATATCGTCATTATTGTGCCAGGCATTATGGGATCGACCATTGCTAACAATAACGAAGAGCAATGGGTAGATATGCCTGAATTGAATCGAGGCGCCATTGTAAAAAAGTTAGGCATTAATGCGAAAAAAGTTGCCGCTAGCGGGATCATAAAAAAATACTATTACGGCTTGGCCGATCATTTATCGGAAAAATATGATGTGGTTACGTTTCAGTTCGATTGGAGAAAGTCGGTAAAAGGTGCTGCAGAAGAATTAAAAAACCAACTGGAGGATTACCTACAAACCAGTAGCGCAAAAATTCACATCGTAGCGCATTCCATGGGAGGTTTGGTGGTAAGACAATGTATGATGGATTACGAAGATACTTGGTCTAAATTCAAGGAAAATGTACATAATAGATTCATTATGTTGGGTACGCCATGGTTGGGTTCTTATTTGATTATGGAAGTACTGACTGGTCACAGTAAACGTGTAAAACAGTTAGCTTTTATTGATTTTAAACACAACCGAAAAGAACTTTTAGAGGTGTTTTGGAAATATCCAGGGGTTTTTGAATTGTTGCCAATAGAAGATGATGACACACAGCGTCCATTTTGGCAACAAACTTTTTGGAAAAATTTGGATGTAAAGACGGATCTAAAACACATGCCAGATCCAAAGGACAATGCACAAGCCTTAAAGGATTTTAAAACCTATCGGGATAACATCCAAACATTTTTAAATTCGAAATTGGATAACGATGATTTTAGGAATATTTATTACATCTGTGGCCAGTCGGATCAAACGGTTTTTGATTATGAATTTAAAGATCGTTGGCTTTCAAAAAACGATAAATTAGTTTATAAAGCCACGTCTCATGGTGATGGCAGCGTGACGTGGAAAACAGGAATTCCTAAGCAATTGCTCAACACACCAAATTTATATTACACGCATACCTCTCATGGCGATTTGGCGAATGAAGATTATATTTTTCATGGGATTTCAGATATACTGGAAACAGGTACTACCAATAGATTGAACAATCAGCAACCCGCATCCCGAAGTGGAGAAATCATTTCGGAAGTATTTGAATCGCCAGAGCCACTATACGATTCCAAAGCCGTTGTAGATGCTTTGTTTGGTACGCATAAAACCATTGAGCCAGAAGCAGAATACTTCAATGTGAAGATAATTCATGGCGATTTAAAAATGTCATCCTATCCAGTAATGGTTGGGCATTTCTTTATGGATCTAATTTTAAGTTCGGAAAAAGCGCTGGACTCTTATTTGGATAATCGCTTGTCCCAACGCTTAAGTATTGGTTACTATCCTGGCGAAATTGGCGAGAGTGAGGTGTTTTTCAACCTCAAAACAAAACCTAAAGGTGCCATTGTTTGCGGTTTGGGAAGTACAGGAAGCTTAACGTCTTACGTGTTGTCCAAAACGGTGAAACAAGCGGTGCTTAAGTATGCCATGTTTATGCGCGATAATTATACATTACCTAGTGCCAAAAAGTATGCGACCGGAATTTCCTTTGTGCTAATGGGAATCGGTTACGGAAAACTACCTATTGAAGATTCCCTGAAAGGTATTTTATTGGGTGTTGCAGAGGCGAATAAACAGATCAAGGAAACAGGTGAAGGTTTAAAATTGATAAAAGACATTGAAATTGTCAACTACTATGAATCTGTGGCAAGTGAGGCTTATTTTAGTTTAACACGATTGTACAGAACCGATAATCGGGTAACATTTAATTATGAAAAAGGTATTGCCAGAAGACCAGGTGCGAAAAAGAAAAAAATATTCGCAAACTATAGTTATGATTGGTGGTTTAACCTTCACATTAATAGCGTGAAAGTCACCGATGAATCTAAAAAAGACGACGAAACGGTAAGCGGATTCAGATATTTTGCTTCAAACGGTTTGGCAAGAGTAGAACAGGAAATGGTGGGTATCGGATTGAATAAAATCAACCATTTATTGACAGAAATGTCAGTTTCATCAAATTGGGACGAACGCTTATCAAAATCCTTGTTTGAAATGTTGATTCCAAATGATTTCAAAAACACCTTCAGAAATCAAAATAACCTCGTTTTAAAGTTAGATAAATCTGCAGCCCAAATTCCATGGGAATTATTGCATGACAATACCACTACTGAAATTCCAGCTTCGGTAACATCGAGTTTTATAAGGCAATTGATTTCGGAAGATACCACGCGTTTTAATCAAGTTGGATTTCAGAATAAGGAAGCATTTGTAGTTGGTGATCCAGTTTATGACCAAGAAGGTTTGTCGCCACTTCCAGCAGCTAAGGCAGAAGCGGAATGGGTGTCTAGCAAATTGACAAAGGAAGGTTATAAGGTTAATTCGTTATTACATTCCAATGCCAAAAACATTATGATGGAACTGTTCAGCAAGCATTATATGATGATGCATTTTGCGGGACACGGAATTTATGATCCTGAAAATAATAATATTGGAATCGCCATAGGTAGCGGAATTTGTATCGATCCTGCGATGATCAACCAGTTGGGCTATGTCCCGGAATTTGTATTCATCAATTGTTGTTTTTCGGGTGTTGTAAATGCCAAGGATGATATTTATAGTCAAAATCGATACCGTTTGGCTGCCAATATTGGAACACAATTGATTGAAATGGGTGTCAAGGCTATTGTAATAGCAGGTTGGGCGGTTGATGATTCTGCCGCCAAAGTATTTTCCGAAACCTTTTATGAGCGCATGCTGCAAGGTTACGATTTTGGAAGTGCGGTACAATTTGCCAGACTGGAATGTTATCAGCAACATAAACACAGCAATACTTGGGGTGCGTATCAGTGTTATGGAAACCAATTTTATAAATTTAATGACAGGCAAAAATTAGATCGAAACAATCAAGAATACGTAGTGTCGTCTCAAGTGCATACCGATTTGGATAATTTATTAATTTCAATTCGTGATAAAAAAGAAGAAGAAAAATCAGCATTGGCAAAACTCGATACCTACATTGATAGAGCTGAAGCATCTAATTTATTGGATGCCATGGTGCTGGAAAAAGAAGCACTTATTTACGATGAATTGGGAAATATTGAAGTCGCCTTTCAAAAATATAAAGGTTTATTTCAGTTTGATAATGGCAATTATTCCATAAAAGCCTTAGAGCAATATTGTTTGGTGCAATCCTACCGATTAGAAGGTAGCGTTGAAGCCGCTAAAAAATCCAAAAAGAAAGATGCAGTAGGAAGCGTTATTGTTGACTACCTAAATGAAATTCGATTACTCACACTCGCAGGCCGAAATGCAAGCCGACTGAATATTGTCGGCAATGCTTATAAATTAACAGCAAAGCACTTAAACGAAAAAGAAGAAATTGAGCAATTAAAAACAGCCTATAGTTATTATAACGAAGCCATGGAAATGGCAAGTGATAAATACAGTGGACAGTATTTGGACGCCTTATCCAACATATTGATGGTTGGTCATATTCTCGAAACCTTAGGAGATAAAAAATTGATAGACCGTTTGAAAACTAATAAGGTATTTGAAGATGTTACGGACTTGGTAAAACATTTAACGGATTACCGTCAAGAACTGGATGACTTTGATAAAGCTGATTTGGATATTTCTGTCCTCATAGGGATGACCGAAATAAGTTATGCAATTCTATTGATTTCAAATACCAATGACACACATCAAGATCAAAAAATATTAGGTTGGTACAACGAAATATTCAATCAAATATATAGTCCGAGATATATAAAAATAGAAATGTTACAAATTGATTTCTTACGACATTATGTGAAGGATGCTGAGCTTTTAGAATGTTTGGATACCATAAAAATTGAATTGGAAAATCTTTTAAATAATTGA
- a CDS encoding bifunctional 4-hydroxy-2-oxoglutarate aldolase/2-dehydro-3-deoxy-phosphogluconate aldolase: MANYTRLEVVNVMKETGMVPLFYNSDLEVSKKVIKATYDGGARLLEFTARGDFAHEVFGELNKWVLKELPGMIMGVGSVTDAASASRFMALGANFIVTPVFREDIAIVCNRRKVLWSPGCGTLTEICRAEELGCEVVKLFPGDIYGPAFVKAIKGPQPWTSIMPTGGVSPTKENLEGWFKAGVTCVGMGSKLIAKGADGNYDLAKIESDTRNALSIISDLK; the protein is encoded by the coding sequence ATGGCAAATTATACAAGATTGGAAGTGGTAAATGTTATGAAAGAAACGGGCATGGTACCGTTGTTTTATAACTCAGATTTAGAAGTAAGTAAAAAAGTAATCAAAGCGACCTACGATGGTGGCGCACGTTTGTTGGAATTTACAGCAAGAGGTGATTTTGCCCACGAAGTTTTCGGTGAGCTTAATAAGTGGGTACTAAAAGAATTACCTGGTATGATAATGGGCGTGGGTTCTGTTACAGATGCCGCATCGGCTTCACGTTTTATGGCATTGGGTGCAAACTTTATTGTCACTCCTGTGTTTAGGGAAGATATCGCAATTGTATGTAACAGGCGTAAAGTCTTATGGTCTCCTGGCTGTGGTACATTAACTGAAATTTGTAGAGCTGAAGAATTGGGTTGTGAGGTTGTAAAATTATTTCCTGGTGACATCTACGGACCAGCATTTGTAAAAGCCATTAAAGGGCCACAACCTTGGACGAGCATTATGCCTACGGGTGGCGTATCTCCGACTAAAGAAAATTTAGAGGGTTGGTTCAAAGCTGGGGTAACTTGTGTTGGTATGGGTTCAAAATTAATAGCAAAGGGTGCAGATGGTAACTATGATTTAGCCAAAATTGAATCTGATACTAGAAATGCACTTAGTATAATTAGTGACTTAAAATAA
- a CDS encoding LacI family DNA-binding transcriptional regulator, whose translation MKRSAVTIKQLSSLSGYSISTVSKALNDKHEISRATRDTIKTIAKQHNYVPNNYAVSLRMQKTGSIAVILPEVTQSCYSHSLCHLQKSAENFGYRILFYQSFSSRTKTLNHIKCLSDGSIDGILVISAEEQRLEYKSHSFPIESIIINSDQTLEEIKQSSLKSLIKVLNG comes from the coding sequence TTGAAAAGATCTGCGGTAACCATTAAACAACTTTCATCTTTATCTGGATATTCAATATCCACGGTATCAAAAGCTTTGAATGATAAGCATGAAATAAGTAGGGCGACGCGCGACACGATTAAAACTATAGCAAAACAGCATAATTATGTGCCTAATAATTATGCTGTGTCGCTTCGAATGCAAAAAACGGGTTCTATTGCTGTAATTTTACCCGAAGTTACACAATCCTGCTATAGTCATTCACTGTGCCATTTGCAAAAGTCTGCTGAGAACTTTGGTTATAGAATTCTGTTTTATCAATCTTTTAGCTCTAGAACTAAAACTTTGAATCATATAAAATGTCTCAGTGACGGCTCAATAGATGGTATCCTAGTTATTTCAGCTGAAGAACAAAGGCTTGAATACAAAAGTCATTCGTTTCCAATTGAATCCATTATAATCAATAGCGACCAAACGCTGGAAGAGATAAAACAATCCTCACTGAAGAGTTTGATAAAGGTTTTAAACGGTTAA
- a CDS encoding LacI family DNA-binding transcriptional regulator: MANKKRTTLKDIGNVLNISPAAVSKAMNDDSRISDKTKKAVKRVAKELNYQPNHLASALRKGISNLVGVIVPRTNSNFFSSVLENMEAVLNKAGYNIIITQSNESFEKECQNIDTLLYTQVDGIIASMANETVDLSHYEKIKKNGIPLILFDRGENDLNVDYVGIDDYDSSHIIVKHLVEKGCKRIAHIGGYRRTRIFNNRIRGYVDALKKNNLPIDDSLIIESALTLEDGRREMEALLESTNRPDAVYVASDYAALGALQVLNERQINVPNEIRLVGFGNEPFTSLVSPSITSVAQHSEDIGRLAAEAFLRHASKDEIKQSLNKIILDAELIVRDSSQ; this comes from the coding sequence TTGGCGAATAAAAAAAGAACAACTTTAAAAGACATCGGAAATGTATTAAATATTTCTCCTGCGGCGGTTTCCAAAGCCATGAACGACGACTCTCGTATCAGCGATAAAACAAAGAAAGCCGTTAAACGTGTTGCCAAAGAATTAAACTATCAACCCAACCATTTAGCAAGTGCCCTAAGAAAAGGAATAAGTAATTTAGTTGGTGTTATTGTACCTAGAACCAATAGTAATTTCTTTTCTTCCGTTTTAGAAAATATGGAAGCTGTCCTCAACAAAGCCGGTTACAACATCATTATCACACAATCCAACGAATCGTTTGAAAAGGAATGTCAAAACATAGATACTTTATTATATACACAAGTCGATGGCATAATAGCTTCCATGGCAAACGAAACGGTAGACTTATCCCATTATGAAAAAATAAAGAAAAATGGTATTCCTTTAATTCTTTTCGATCGCGGTGAAAATGATCTCAACGTCGATTATGTAGGTATCGATGATTATGACAGTAGCCATATAATTGTAAAACATTTAGTCGAAAAAGGTTGTAAACGTATAGCCCATATTGGTGGCTATAGACGAACACGAATTTTTAATAATAGAATAAGAGGTTACGTTGACGCCTTAAAGAAAAACAACTTACCTATTGATGATAGTCTTATTATTGAAAGCGCATTAACACTTGAGGATGGCAGACGCGAAATGGAAGCTCTTCTTGAATCGACAAACAGACCCGATGCCGTTTATGTGGCCAGCGATTATGCCGCTCTAGGTGCATTACAGGTTTTAAATGAACGCCAAATAAATGTCCCGAATGAAATCAGATTAGTCGGATTTGGAAATGAGCCTTTTACGTCTTTAGTGAGTCCTTCTATTACAAGTGTCGCTCAACACAGTGAAGATATTGGTCGCTTAGCAGCAGAGGCTTTTCTTCGACATGCTTCTAAAGACGAGATCAAACAGAGCTTAAATAAAATAATCCTAGACGCTGAACTGATTGTTAGGGATTCTTCGCAATAA